One region of Streptomyces davaonensis JCM 4913 genomic DNA includes:
- a CDS encoding FAD binding domain-containing protein, protein MRPFAFAAPRSLQAAVGRATGSTRYVAGGTTLVDLMKLEVMTPERVLDINLLPLKGITYGQDGLYLGALERMSDVADHPLVRRHYPAVAQALELSASQQLRNMASMGGNLLQRTRCGYFRDTAMPCNKREPGSGCPALNGENRGHAVLGTSTSCVATHPSDVAVALVALDARLHIYGPKGHRTTALEDFYRLPGDTPHLEHHLQPRELITAITVPPPSKDTRSGYLKIRDRQSYEFALTSAAVALQIHHRTIREAKVAVGGVGTRPWRLPAVERALVGRPAGETTYEAAADQSTQGAQPLEHNEFKVELLRRTLIRALITVGGTR, encoded by the coding sequence ATGCGTCCCTTCGCTTTCGCCGCGCCCCGCAGCCTGCAGGCCGCCGTGGGTCGCGCCACCGGCAGCACCCGGTACGTGGCCGGCGGCACCACGCTCGTTGACTTGATGAAGCTCGAGGTCATGACGCCCGAGCGCGTCCTGGACATCAACCTTCTCCCGCTCAAGGGCATCACCTACGGTCAAGACGGCCTGTACCTGGGCGCGCTGGAACGGATGAGTGACGTCGCAGATCACCCCCTCGTACGCCGGCACTATCCCGCCGTTGCCCAGGCCTTGGAGCTCAGCGCCTCACAGCAGCTGCGGAACATGGCGAGCATGGGCGGCAACCTCCTACAGCGCACTAGGTGCGGCTACTTCCGCGACACCGCGATGCCCTGCAACAAGCGAGAACCGGGCAGCGGCTGCCCCGCACTGAACGGTGAGAACCGGGGGCACGCCGTCCTCGGTACGAGCACTTCCTGTGTGGCCACCCATCCCAGCGACGTCGCGGTGGCCCTGGTGGCTCTCGACGCACGGCTCCACATCTACGGTCCGAAAGGGCACCGCACGACAGCACTTGAGGACTTCTACCGGCTGCCCGGTGACACTCCTCATCTCGAACACCACCTGCAGCCTCGCGAGTTGATCACCGCGATCACGGTGCCGCCGCCGTCGAAGGACACCCGGTCCGGCTACCTGAAAATCCGCGACCGGCAGTCCTACGAATTCGCCCTCACCTCGGCCGCAGTGGCCCTGCAGATCCACCACCGCACCATCCGCGAGGCCAAGGTTGCCGTCGGGGGAGTGGGAACCAGGCCGTGGCGTCTGCCCGCGGTGGAACGCGCGCTGGTCGGACGACCCGCCGGCGAGACCACGTATGAAGCGGCCGCGGACCAGTCCACGCAGGGGGCACAGCCCCTGGAACACAACGAGTTCAAGGTCGAACTTCTCCGTCGCACCCTGATACGTGCCCTGATCACGGTAGGAGGCACCCGATGA
- a CDS encoding (2Fe-2S)-binding protein, with amino-acid sequence MPSGSRKRRRIPGPSRRTFIGGTGAAVAGAVIAPEFAAAEPAEAHELVDVRLTVNGRPQHLRVDPRATLLDTLRERLDLTGTKKGCDRGQCGACTVHVDGRRVVACLTLTAMLDGQQITTIEGLAREGELHPMQQAFIDHDGFQCGFCTPGQIMSAVALVDEGHAGTDDAIREYMSGNVCRCSAYPGIRAAIKDAKKEMR; translated from the coding sequence ATGCCCTCTGGATCCCGCAAGAGGCGCCGCATCCCAGGGCCGTCCCGCCGCACGTTCATCGGCGGGACCGGAGCCGCAGTCGCGGGCGCCGTGATAGCACCCGAGTTCGCCGCCGCCGAACCGGCTGAGGCACACGAACTGGTCGACGTGCGCCTGACGGTCAACGGCCGCCCGCAGCACCTGAGGGTGGACCCGCGCGCCACGCTCCTCGACACCCTGCGCGAACGGCTTGACCTGACCGGCACGAAGAAGGGCTGCGACCGCGGCCAGTGCGGTGCGTGCACCGTGCATGTCGACGGACGCCGGGTGGTGGCCTGCCTGACGCTGACGGCCATGCTCGACGGCCAGCAGATCACCACGATCGAGGGCCTTGCGCGCGAGGGCGAACTCCACCCGATGCAGCAGGCCTTCATCGACCACGACGGCTTCCAGTGCGGCTTCTGCACCCCCGGGCAGATCATGTCCGCCGTCGCCCTCGTCGACGAAGGGCACGCCGGCACCGATGACGCCATCCGTGAGTACATGTCGGGCAACGTCTGCCGCTGCAGCGCCTACCCCGGCATCAGAGCAGCGATCAAGGACGCGAAGAAGGAGATGCGCTGA